In uncultured Bacteroides sp., one genomic interval encodes:
- the recG gene encoding ATP-dependent DNA helicase RecG produces the protein MFDITTRDIKYLPGVGPQKAAILNKELEIYSLHDLLYYFPYKYVDRSRVYYVHEIDGNMPYIQLKGQILSFETFGEGRQRRLVAHFSDGTGVVDLVWFQGIKYIAGKYKAHEEYIVFGKPTVYGGRINIAHPDVDNASELTLSSMGLQPYYNTTEKMKRSFLNSTAMQKLVEAAFLQLQSPLPETLTTAIISKHHLMSLTDALRNIHFPKNPDLLRKAQMRLKFEELFYIQLNILRYSKDRQQKYRGYIFEHIGKAFNEFYAKNLPFELTGAQKRVVKEIRNDVGCGKQMNRLLQGDVGSGKTLVALMSMLIAIDNGYQACLMAPTEILANQHTETIKELLFGLNIHVELLTGSVKGKKREKLLSDLITGNINILIGTHAVIEDNVTFSKLGLVVIDEQHRFGVAQRAKLWQKSIYPPHILVMTATPIPRTLAMTLYGDLDVSVIDELPPGRKPIATMHQFDNRRESLYLSIGKQIAEGRQIYIVYPLIKESEKIDLKNLEEGYLHICEAFPQHKVSKLHGKMKAAEKDAEMQRFVSGETQIMVATTVIEVGVNVPNASVMVIENAERFGLSQLHQLRGRVGRGADQSYCILVTNYKLSEDTRKRLEIMVRTNDGFEIAEADLKLRGPGDLEGTQQSGIAFDLKIADLARDGQLLQYVRNIAQEIVDNDPLGVSSDNELLWKQLKSLRKTNVNWASIS, from the coding sequence ATGTTTGATATAACTACACGAGATATAAAATATTTGCCCGGAGTAGGACCTCAAAAAGCGGCAATCCTTAATAAAGAGCTAGAGATATATTCTTTGCATGATCTGCTTTATTATTTCCCATACAAATATGTGGATAGAAGCAGAGTGTACTATGTGCACGAGATAGATGGCAATATGCCTTATATTCAGCTTAAAGGACAAATACTTAGTTTCGAAACTTTTGGTGAGGGAAGGCAAAGACGATTAGTTGCACACTTTTCCGATGGTACAGGAGTTGTCGATTTGGTGTGGTTTCAGGGAATTAAATACATTGCAGGTAAATATAAAGCTCACGAAGAATACATAGTTTTTGGTAAACCGACAGTGTATGGAGGGCGAATTAATATTGCTCATCCCGATGTAGATAATGCTTCGGAACTTACACTTTCTTCAATGGGGCTGCAGCCGTATTATAATACAACAGAGAAAATGAAGCGTAGCTTTCTCAACTCTACTGCCATGCAAAAACTTGTTGAAGCTGCATTCCTGCAACTGCAGTCTCCATTACCTGAGACTCTTACTACTGCTATTATTTCTAAGCATCATTTGATGTCTCTTACTGATGCTTTGAGGAATATACATTTCCCTAAAAATCCGGATTTGTTGCGTAAAGCACAAATGCGACTGAAATTTGAAGAGTTGTTTTATATACAATTAAATATTCTTCGATACAGTAAGGATCGGCAACAAAAATATCGTGGTTACATATTCGAGCATATAGGAAAGGCTTTCAATGAATTCTATGCCAAAAACCTTCCTTTTGAATTAACCGGAGCCCAGAAACGTGTTGTTAAGGAGATACGTAATGATGTGGGGTGTGGCAAACAAATGAATAGGCTTTTGCAAGGAGATGTGGGTAGTGGTAAAACGCTGGTTGCATTAATGAGCATGCTTATTGCTATAGATAATGGATATCAGGCATGTCTGATGGCACCGACAGAGATACTTGCAAACCAGCATACCGAAACAATAAAGGAGCTGCTTTTTGGATTAAATATCCATGTGGAGTTATTAACAGGTTCCGTTAAAGGTAAGAAGCGAGAGAAATTATTATCCGATCTGATTACTGGAAATATTAATATCCTGATAGGAACACATGCTGTTATAGAAGATAATGTTACTTTCTCAAAACTAGGATTAGTGGTGATCGACGAACAGCACCGTTTCGGGGTAGCTCAACGTGCTAAGTTATGGCAAAAGAGCATTTATCCCCCTCATATACTTGTTATGACTGCAACTCCAATACCTCGTACGCTTGCTATGACTCTTTATGGCGACTTAGATGTTTCTGTTATTGACGAACTTCCTCCAGGAAGAAAACCAATTGCAACAATGCATCAGTTTGATAACAGAAGGGAAAGCTTATATCTTTCAATTGGTAAGCAAATAGCAGAAGGACGTCAGATCTATATTGTATACCCTTTAATAAAAGAAAGTGAGAAAATAGACTTAAAGAACTTGGAAGAAGGTTATCTCCATATTTGTGAAGCCTTTCCTCAGCATAAAGTTAGCAAATTACATGGCAAGATGAAAGCTGCAGAGAAAGATGCTGAGATGCAGAGGTTTGTCAGTGGAGAAACACAGATTATGGTCGCTACTACTGTTATTGAAGTGGGAGTGAATGTACCTAATGCATCTGTGATGGTGATTGAAAATGCAGAGAGGTTCGGACTTTCTCAATTACATCAGCTACGAGGAAGGGTAGGTCGGGGTGCCGATCAGTCTTATTGTATTTTGGTTACTAATTACAAACTATCCGAAGATACCCGCAAACGACTTGAAATTATGGTTCGCACAAATGACGGCTTTGAAATAGCAGAGGCCGATTTGAAATTGCGTGGTCCCGGCGATTTAGAAGGTACCCAACAGAGCGGAATAGCTTTTGATTTGAAAATAGCAGATCTTGCGCGAGATGGACAACTTCTTCAATATGTGCGCAATATAGCACAGGAAATTGTTGATAATGACCCTTTGGGTGTTAGTTCAGATAATGAATTACTGTGGAAACAACTCAAATCTTTACGTAAAACAAATGTAAATTGGGCGTCTATAAGTTGA
- a CDS encoding DJ-1 family glyoxalase III — MGTVYIFLAEGFEEIEALSVVDILRRAGISAKTVSVAGNNIVAGAHGISVVADLVFEKVSFADAAMLVLPGGMPGASGLDAHKGLRELILSFAKANKPLAAICAAPLVYGNLGLLKGKHATCYPGFEKFLEGAILTRDKAVVRDGLFITAEGPAAAPAFALEIVDYFLGKEKANEVAKGMLVRN; from the coding sequence ATGGGAACAGTTTATATCTTTTTAGCCGAAGGTTTTGAAGAGATCGAAGCACTCTCTGTGGTTGATATTTTACGTCGGGCAGGAATAAGTGCAAAGACAGTCTCAGTAGCCGGTAACAATATTGTTGCAGGTGCACACGGAATATCAGTTGTAGCTGATCTGGTTTTTGAAAAAGTCAGTTTTGCAGATGCTGCGATGTTGGTTCTTCCGGGTGGAATGCCTGGGGCATCCGGACTTGATGCTCATAAGGGGTTACGTGAATTGATTCTAAGTTTTGCAAAGGCAAACAAGCCATTGGCTGCTATTTGTGCTGCTCCGTTGGTTTATGGAAATTTAGGTTTACTCAAAGGAAAGCATGCAACTTGCTATCCGGGATTTGAAAAGTTTCTTGAAGGTGCAATTTTAACCCGCGATAAAGCCGTTGTCAGAGATGGGCTATTTATAACTGCCGAAGGGCCTGCTGCTGCTCCGGCTTTTGCTTTAGAAATCGTTGATTATTTCTTAGGAAAAGAAAAAGCAAATGAAGTAGCTAAAGGAATGCTTGTCAGAAACTAA
- a CDS encoding NAD kinase, translating into MRFAIFGNCFQAKKSLHAENLFAILKQHGAEIYVDWEFYEFLTKDLNFTPKVSGLIGDNDFEADMVISIGGDGTFLKAASRVGRKNIPILGINTGRLGFLADVSSDEINDTFNEIHNGQFKVEDRSILQLESDLEELKGYPFALNEIAILKRDSSSMISIHTTINGAYLTTYQADGLVISTPTGSTAYSLSIGGPIIVPHSNTIAITPVAPHSLNIRPIVIRDDWEITLDVESRSHNFLIAIDGRSESCSEGSRLTIRKADYNIRVVKRYNHIFFDTLRTKMMWGIDNRSK; encoded by the coding sequence ATGAGATTCGCTATTTTCGGAAACTGTTTTCAAGCAAAAAAATCGCTACATGCGGAGAACTTATTTGCAATTCTAAAGCAACATGGTGCTGAAATTTATGTAGATTGGGAATTTTATGAATTCCTAACTAAAGATCTTAATTTCACTCCTAAGGTTAGTGGACTTATTGGTGATAATGATTTTGAAGCTGATATGGTAATCAGTATCGGAGGCGATGGAACATTCCTTAAGGCTGCAAGCCGCGTGGGTAGAAAAAATATCCCCATATTAGGAATAAACACCGGACGGTTAGGCTTCCTTGCTGATGTTTCTTCCGATGAAATAAACGATACTTTTAATGAAATACATAATGGGCAATTCAAAGTGGAAGATCGTAGTATTCTACAATTAGAGAGTGACCTGGAAGAACTTAAAGGTTATCCCTTCGCTTTGAATGAGATTGCTATTCTTAAGAGAGACAGTTCATCTATGATTTCTATTCATACAACTATTAATGGAGCATATCTTACCACTTATCAAGCCGATGGGTTGGTTATTTCTACTCCTACAGGATCAACAGCCTACTCACTAAGCATTGGTGGGCCAATAATAGTGCCTCATTCTAACACTATTGCAATAACTCCTGTTGCACCGCATAGCTTAAACATTCGTCCTATTGTAATTCGCGATGACTGGGAAATTACTCTCGATGTTGAAAGCCGTAGTCATAATTTTCTTATAGCGATTGACGGACGAAGCGAATCATGTAGTGAAGGAAGTCGCCTAACTATTCGAAAGGCTGATTACAACATTAGGGTCGTTAAACGATATAACCACATATTTTTCGACACATTACGTACCAAAATGATGTGGGGCATCGATAACCGTTCAAAATAG
- a CDS encoding M23 family metallopeptidase: protein MNFICVKTMLVAAAAMVSLSSFSQDLIARQAPIDRKLKSVDSLALQKQIRAEQAAFPAYSLYPSWNNEYVHAYGKKSETVIPESFTIDLRGFYMPTPSRKITSPFGPRWRRMHNGLDLKVEIGDTIRAAFDGKVRIVKYEARGYGKYIVIRHSNGLETIYGHLSRQLVDPDQIVKAGEIIGLGGNTGHSTGSHLHFETRFLGIAINPALMFDFPNQDVVADTYTFNRNSRYERKGATAVAASNDAADDNVIKYHKVRRGDTLSKIAKQRGVAIADLRKMNGLTKKSRLKPGQIIRCS from the coding sequence ATGAATTTTATTTGCGTTAAAACAATGTTAGTAGCAGCCGCGGCAATGGTAAGTCTGAGTTCTTTTTCTCAGGATCTTATTGCGCGTCAGGCTCCTATTGACAGAAAATTAAAGAGTGTTGATTCCTTAGCTTTACAGAAACAGATAAGAGCTGAACAAGCTGCTTTTCCTGCTTACAGCTTGTATCCAAGCTGGAATAATGAATATGTGCATGCTTATGGGAAAAAATCTGAAACAGTTATACCCGAATCGTTCACAATTGATCTAAGAGGCTTCTATATGCCTACTCCAAGCAGAAAAATCACATCTCCATTCGGCCCTCGTTGGAGAAGAATGCATAACGGACTCGATTTAAAAGTTGAAATTGGCGATACTATCCGCGCTGCGTTTGATGGAAAAGTTCGTATTGTTAAATATGAAGCGCGTGGGTATGGGAAATATATTGTGATACGTCATTCAAACGGACTTGAAACAATTTATGGCCACTTATCTAGACAATTAGTAGATCCGGATCAAATAGTTAAAGCTGGAGAAATTATTGGTTTGGGAGGTAATACAGGACACTCAACGGGTTCTCACCTTCATTTTGAAACTCGCTTTCTAGGCATTGCAATAAATCCGGCATTAATGTTCGATTTTCCAAATCAGGATGTTGTAGCTGATACATATACATTTAATAGAAATAGTAGATATGAACGTAAGGGAGCTACTGCTGTTGCTGCTTCTAATGATGCCGCTGATGATAATGTTATTAAGTATCATAAGGTTCGCAGAGGCGATACGCTTTCTAAAATAGCAAAACAAAGAGGAGTTGCGATTGCTGATTTGCGTAAAATGAATGGTCTCACAAAGAAATCAAGACTAAAACCTGGTCAGATTATACGTTGTTCATAG
- a CDS encoding 2-C-methyl-D-erythritol 4-phosphate cytidylyltransferase, translating into MKKQLIIVAGGKGLRMGGEVPKQFLPVNGKPVLMLTIETFHRFDPEMKIILVLPKEQQTYWNDLCAEYQFRIPYFLANGGDTRFHSVKNGLALADDDGLIGVHDGVRPFVSQEVIARCFDAANINKAAIPVIDVVETIRKLNGEQSETVDRNNYKLVQTPQVFTTSLLKKAYGQECTPLFTDDASVVEAMGVKVTLVEGNRENIKITTPFDMIIAKALANV; encoded by the coding sequence ATGAAAAAGCAATTAATTATAGTAGCAGGCGGAAAAGGCTTGCGTATGGGAGGTGAAGTTCCGAAACAATTTCTTCCAGTCAATGGCAAACCTGTGTTAATGTTGACTATTGAAACTTTTCATCGTTTTGATCCGGAAATGAAAATTATTCTTGTTTTGCCTAAGGAACAACAGACTTACTGGAATGATTTATGCGCGGAATACCAATTTAGAATTCCTTATTTTTTAGCAAATGGAGGTGATACTCGTTTTCATTCGGTGAAAAACGGACTAGCCTTGGCAGATGATGATGGATTAATTGGTGTGCACGATGGGGTTCGTCCGTTTGTCTCTCAAGAAGTTATTGCTCGTTGTTTTGATGCTGCTAACATCAATAAAGCTGCTATACCTGTAATTGATGTGGTAGAAACTATACGTAAGCTAAACGGAGAGCAGAGCGAAACCGTAGACCGAAATAACTATAAGCTTGTTCAAACTCCGCAAGTGTTTACTACGTCATTATTAAAAAAAGCCTATGGGCAAGAATGCACTCCTTTATTTACTGATGATGCCTCTGTGGTGGAAGCAATGGGAGTAAAAGTTACACTTGTAGAAGGAAACAGAGAGAATATAAAGATTACTACCCCTTTTGATATGATTATTGCTAAAGCATTAGCGAATGTTTGA
- the ndk gene encoding nucleoside-diphosphate kinase, with product MEQTLVILKPCTLQRGLVGEITKRFERKGLRLAGMKMIQLTDDILSEHYSHLSTKSFFQRVKDSMMTAPVIVCCYEGVDAIQVVRTLAGPTNGRLAAPGTIRGDFSMSFQENIIHASDSPETAKAELNRFFKPDELFEYNVATFDYLYANDEF from the coding sequence ATGGAACAAACTTTGGTAATACTAAAACCTTGCACTCTTCAAAGAGGACTAGTTGGTGAGATAACCAAACGTTTTGAACGGAAAGGTTTGAGACTTGCAGGTATGAAAATGATTCAATTAACAGATGATATTCTAAGTGAGCATTATTCACATCTTAGCACAAAATCATTCTTTCAACGCGTGAAAGACTCAATGATGACCGCTCCTGTTATTGTATGTTGCTATGAAGGTGTGGATGCTATTCAAGTTGTTCGTACGTTGGCTGGACCAACAAATGGACGTTTGGCTGCTCCCGGAACAATTAGAGGTGATTTTAGTATGAGTTTTCAAGAAAACATTATTCATGCTTCCGATTCACCCGAAACTGCGAAAGCAGAGTTAAACAGATTTTTTAAACCCGATGAACTCTTCGAGTATAATGTAGCTACATTTGATTATTTGTATGCTAACGATGAGTTTTAA
- the mdh gene encoding malate dehydrogenase translates to MSKVTVVGAGNVGATCANVLAFNEVADEVVMLDVKEGVSEGKAMDMMQTAQLLGFDTTVVGCTNDYAKTANSDVVVITSGIPRKPGMTREELIGVNAGIVKSVAGNILKYSPDAIIVVISNPMDTMTYLSLKSLGLPKNKIIGMGGALDSSRFKYFLSQALGCNANEVEGMVIGGHGDTTMIPLARFATYKGLPVSNFLSKEQIEEVVKSTMVGGATLTGLLGTSAWYAPGAAGAYVVESIIKNQKKMIPSCVALEGEYGQSDICIGVPAIIGRNGVEKIVEIELNAEEKELFEKSAAAVRKTNDVLSEMNAI, encoded by the coding sequence ATGTCAAAAGTAACCGTAGTAGGCGCTGGTAATGTAGGCGCTACATGTGCAAACGTACTTGCATTTAATGAAGTGGCAGATGAAGTAGTAATGCTTGACGTTAAGGAAGGTGTTTCTGAAGGTAAAGCAATGGATATGATGCAAACTGCTCAATTGTTGGGTTTCGACACTACAGTTGTTGGTTGTACAAATGATTATGCTAAAACAGCAAATTCAGATGTTGTTGTTATTACTTCAGGTATTCCTCGTAAACCAGGTATGACTCGTGAAGAGCTTATCGGTGTTAATGCTGGTATTGTAAAGTCTGTTGCTGGTAACATTTTGAAATATTCTCCAGATGCAATCATTGTAGTTATCTCTAACCCAATGGATACAATGACTTATCTTTCACTTAAATCACTTGGCTTGCCAAAGAATAAAATTATTGGTATGGGTGGTGCTTTGGATAGCTCACGCTTCAAATATTTCTTGTCTCAAGCTTTAGGATGCAATGCTAACGAAGTTGAAGGTATGGTAATTGGTGGTCACGGTGACACAACAATGATTCCTTTGGCTCGCTTTGCTACATACAAAGGTCTTCCTGTAAGCAACTTCCTAAGCAAAGAACAAATTGAAGAAGTTGTTAAATCTACTATGGTAGGTGGAGCTACTTTGACAGGTCTTCTTGGAACTTCTGCTTGGTATGCACCAGGTGCTGCTGGAGCTTATGTAGTTGAATCTATTATCAAGAACCAAAAGAAGATGATTCCTTCATGTGTTGCTTTGGAAGGTGAATATGGTCAATCTGATATCTGTATTGGTGTTCCTGCAATCATCGGCCGTAACGGAGTTGAAAAGATTGTTGAAATTGAATTGAATGCAGAAGAAAAAGAACTTTTCGAAAAGAGTGCAGCTGCTGTTCGTAAAACAAACGACGTGTTATCAGAAATGAACGCAATCTAA
- a CDS encoding efflux RND transporter periplasmic adaptor subunit — MASQKSQNSNMLLAFITLLGVIAIVALVGFFMLRKGPEIIQGQAEVTEYRVSSKVPGRILELRVKEGDKVKAGDTLAILEAPEVTAKMMQAQAAESAAQAQNQKAIKGARSEQIQTAYEMWQKAKAGVDIAEKSYKRVKNLFEQGVMSAQKMDELTAQRNAAIATEKAAHAQYSMAKNGAEREDKLAASALVDRAKGAVAEVESYVKETVLIAPMDGEISEIFPEMGELVGTGAPIMNVAKMDDMWVTFNVREDLLNGLNIGTEFTAIIPSMNNKEVKLKVNFMKDLGTYAAWKATKTTGQFDLKTFEVRALPTEKIQNLRPGMSVIIKK, encoded by the coding sequence ATGGCATCACAAAAATCACAAAACAGTAATATGCTGCTGGCATTTATTACCCTACTTGGGGTTATTGCAATCGTTGCTTTAGTAGGTTTCTTTATGCTAAGAAAAGGCCCCGAAATTATTCAAGGACAAGCAGAAGTTACCGAATATAGAGTATCCAGCAAAGTTCCCGGCAGAATTTTGGAATTAAGAGTGAAAGAAGGTGATAAGGTTAAAGCTGGCGATACACTGGCCATACTTGAAGCGCCTGAGGTTACAGCAAAAATGATGCAGGCACAAGCTGCTGAATCTGCTGCGCAAGCACAAAATCAGAAAGCTATCAAGGGAGCCCGTTCTGAACAAATTCAGACAGCTTATGAAATGTGGCAAAAAGCCAAAGCCGGAGTTGATATTGCCGAAAAATCTTATAAAAGAGTGAAGAACCTTTTCGAGCAAGGTGTTATGTCTGCTCAAAAAATGGATGAACTAACAGCACAACGCAACGCTGCCATAGCTACAGAAAAAGCTGCTCATGCACAATATTCAATGGCTAAAAACGGAGCAGAAAGAGAAGATAAACTTGCAGCATCAGCATTAGTAGATAGAGCAAAAGGTGCTGTTGCCGAAGTTGAATCGTACGTAAAAGAAACGGTGTTAATAGCTCCAATGGATGGTGAAATTAGTGAGATATTCCCTGAAATGGGAGAATTAGTAGGAACAGGAGCACCAATTATGAACGTAGCTAAGATGGACGACATGTGGGTTACTTTCAATGTTCGTGAAGATCTGCTTAATGGGCTCAATATTGGAACAGAGTTTACTGCAATTATTCCTTCTATGAATAATAAAGAGGTGAAGTTGAAAGTGAACTTCATGAAAGACTTAGGCACTTATGCTGCATGGAAAGCAACTAAGACAACCGGACAGTTCGATTTAAAAACATTTGAAGTCCGTGCACTTCCTACTGAAAAAATACAGAATCTTCGTCCAGGAATGTCTGTTATTATTAAGAAATAG
- a CDS encoding TonB family protein has protein sequence MAKDNLTSQEWCDLIFQGKNQEYGAYRMRLDSPTRHNRSFFIILVVVLVGFSLLKISEVTAPKEEEKFVEVSAISMLEEPMPVEKPKPKYGEAARKGGGEPKQRIVSKEKPGAAPVIKGEAIPVGNSTKVNSAVKSDQIKIVQQLPAEDENKKAEKASAAAANKLASSAFGRAKSLGGVGAGTTGTGLGDGSRGNSETGRGTGSGTGYGTGNGSGNGSFDLDGRSLGTGGLPRPSYNVREEGKVVVTIVVNPAGQVIRTSINKMTNTTNQALRKAAEEAAKKAHFNSVSGLNNQTGTITYYFKLK, from the coding sequence ATGGCAAAGGATAATTTAACATCACAAGAATGGTGTGACTTGATATTCCAGGGAAAAAATCAGGAATATGGAGCCTATAGAATGCGACTTGATTCCCCTACAAGGCACAATCGCTCATTCTTTATTATTCTTGTTGTTGTCTTGGTTGGATTTAGCTTGCTTAAGATTAGTGAAGTTACCGCTCCAAAAGAAGAAGAAAAATTCGTAGAGGTTTCAGCAATCTCTATGTTGGAAGAGCCAATGCCGGTTGAAAAACCTAAACCAAAATATGGTGAAGCTGCCAGAAAAGGCGGAGGTGAGCCTAAACAACGCATTGTTTCAAAGGAAAAACCGGGAGCGGCTCCTGTTATTAAAGGTGAGGCTATCCCTGTTGGCAATTCTACGAAAGTAAATAGTGCAGTAAAGTCTGATCAGATAAAGATTGTGCAGCAGTTACCGGCTGAGGATGAAAACAAAAAAGCAGAAAAAGCTTCGGCTGCTGCAGCCAATAAACTTGCTTCAAGTGCATTTGGAAGAGCGAAATCCTTAGGTGGAGTAGGCGCTGGTACAACTGGTACAGGCTTGGGTGATGGATCCAGAGGAAATTCTGAAACAGGCCGTGGAACAGGTTCGGGAACTGGATACGGTACAGGGAATGGCTCTGGGAACGGATCTTTTGATTTAGATGGACGTTCTTTAGGCACTGGAGGTTTGCCTCGTCCTAGCTACAATGTAAGAGAAGAAGGCAAAGTTGTAGTTACTATTGTTGTAAATCCGGCTGGTCAGGTAATTAGAACGAGCATTAATAAGATGACTAATACCACTAATCAGGCACTTAGAAAAGCAGCTGAAGAAGCAGCCAAGAAAGCTCATTTTAACTCTGTTAGTGGATTAAATAATCAAACAGGAACAATTACTTATTATTTCAAACTTAAATAA
- a CDS encoding pyridoxine 5'-phosphate synthase, with protein MTKLSVNINKVATLRNARGGNTPNVTKVALDCEMFGAEGITVHPRPDERHIRRSDVYEMRPLLKTEFNIEGYPSPEFIELVLQVKPNQVTLVPDDPSQITSNSGWDTKNNLAFLTEVLDRFTRAGIRTSVFVAADAEMVEYAAKAGADRVELYTEPYATLYPKDPEAAIAPFVEAAKAARRLGLGLNAGHDLSLVNLNYLYKNIPWIDEVSIGHALISDALYLGLEKAILEYKNCLR; from the coding sequence ATGACTAAATTGAGTGTAAATATCAACAAAGTGGCAACACTTCGTAATGCAAGAGGAGGAAATACTCCCAATGTAACTAAGGTAGCGTTAGACTGTGAAATGTTTGGTGCAGAAGGCATTACTGTTCATCCTCGTCCTGATGAAAGACATATTCGTCGTTCTGATGTGTATGAAATGCGTCCGCTGTTGAAAACAGAATTCAATATTGAAGGTTATCCTTCTCCTGAATTTATAGAATTAGTGTTGCAGGTAAAACCTAATCAGGTTACTTTGGTGCCAGATGATCCTTCGCAGATAACTTCAAATTCCGGATGGGACACTAAAAATAATCTAGCTTTTCTGACTGAAGTTCTCGACAGATTTACTCGTGCCGGAATACGTACGTCTGTATTCGTTGCTGCTGATGCTGAAATGGTGGAGTATGCAGCTAAGGCAGGTGCCGACAGGGTTGAATTATACACAGAACCTTATGCAACACTTTATCCTAAAGATCCGGAAGCTGCGATTGCTCCTTTTGTTGAAGCGGCAAAAGCAGCGCGTCGTTTAGGATTAGGATTAAATGCCGGTCATGATCTTAGTTTAGTTAACCTGAACTATCTTTATAAAAATATTCCATGGATTGATGAAGTGTCAATTGGGCATGCACTTATAAGCGATGCTCTTTATCTGGGACTTGAAAAAGCAATTCTTGAATATAAAAATTGTTTGCGATAG
- a CDS encoding TolC family protein, whose product MKKLLSLVILLSITCSLSSQEVLSLDSCRALALANNKDLQIGNEKIKAAYYERKAAFTNYLPNISATGSYMRNQKNIALLGEDKFLPIGSLTSSGTFGYTPGAGQVQEMKLPSGQWVPTDASGTPFDPTKNPEKLVWKQYTTIPKEQFEFDTKNVYAGAITLTQPIYMGGKIRAYNKITKFAEELAKTQHKSGMQEVILNTDQAYWQVVSLVNKEKLAEGYLELLKKLESDIDKMIAEGVATKADGLSIKVKVNEAEMTLTKVEDGLSLSRMLLCQICGIDLSTPIKLADETINNLPVNPSVGVADIDMAYKNRPELKSLELATNIYNQKINITRSEFLPSVALIGNYLVSNPSIYNGFENKFGGQWNVGVMVKIPIWHWKEGSYKVNAAKAEARVAQFQLADAKEKIQLQVNQSAYKVNEASKKLAMAEKNMEKANENLRYATLGFEEGVIPPSNVLEAHTAWLSAQSEKIDAQIDVKLTEIYLQKSLGTLSK is encoded by the coding sequence ATGAAAAAGTTACTCAGTTTAGTTATACTGTTAAGTATTACTTGCTCATTAAGTTCGCAAGAAGTTCTAAGTTTAGATAGTTGTCGTGCATTAGCTCTTGCCAACAACAAAGACTTGCAAATTGGTAATGAAAAAATTAAAGCAGCATACTATGAGAGAAAAGCTGCATTCACAAACTATCTCCCCAACATTTCAGCAACAGGTTCTTATATGCGCAATCAAAAAAACATTGCGCTTCTTGGCGAAGATAAGTTCCTGCCAATCGGGTCATTAACGTCAAGCGGCACCTTTGGATACACTCCTGGCGCCGGACAAGTACAAGAAATGAAACTTCCTTCGGGACAATGGGTACCTACTGATGCCAGTGGCACTCCCTTCGATCCTACCAAAAATCCAGAGAAACTTGTTTGGAAACAATACACAACTATTCCGAAAGAGCAATTTGAGTTCGATACCAAGAATGTTTATGCCGGAGCAATAACACTTACCCAACCTATTTATATGGGTGGTAAAATCAGAGCTTACAATAAAATAACAAAATTTGCAGAAGAGCTAGCTAAAACACAGCACAAGTCAGGAATGCAGGAGGTTATTTTAAATACAGATCAGGCATACTGGCAAGTAGTGTCTCTGGTAAATAAAGAGAAGTTGGCAGAAGGTTATCTGGAACTTCTGAAAAAACTGGAAAGCGATATAGACAAAATGATTGCAGAAGGTGTTGCAACAAAGGCTGACGGACTTTCTATAAAGGTAAAGGTTAACGAAGCCGAAATGACACTTACAAAAGTAGAAGACGGTTTAAGTCTTTCCAGAATGTTGCTTTGTCAAATCTGTGGTATTGACTTATCAACACCTATTAAATTAGCTGACGAAACAATTAACAATCTTCCAGTCAATCCATCTGTTGGAGTTGCCGATATAGATATGGCCTACAAGAATCGTCCAGAACTTAAAAGTCTGGAATTAGCCACCAATATTTATAATCAGAAAATAAACATAACTCGTTCAGAATTTCTTCCTTCGGTAGCATTAATAGGAAATTACCTCGTAAGCAACCCTTCAATATACAATGGATTTGAAAATAAATTTGGTGGACAATGGAATGTAGGTGTTATGGTAAAAATCCCTATTTGGCATTGGAAAGAAGGTTCTTACAAAGTTAATGCAGCCAAAGCAGAAGCACGTGTAGCTCAATTTCAATTGGCAGATGCAAAAGAAAAAATCCAGTTACAAGTAAATCAATCGGCATATAAAGTAAATGAAGCATCCAAGAAGCTAGCCATGGCAGAAAAGAACATGGAAAAAGCCAATGAGAATTTACGCTATGCAACTTTGGGATTTGAGGAAGGTGTAATTCCCCCAAGTAATGTGCTCGAAGCACACACAGCATGGCTGTCTGCTCAATCAGAAAAAATAGATGCGCAGATCGATGTTAAACTAACCGAGATATATCTACAAAAATCATTAGGAACATTATCAAAATGA